One stretch of Oryzias latipes chromosome 7, ASM223467v1 DNA includes these proteins:
- the LOC101161242 gene encoding trypsin-2-like, whose translation MLFEFQDKFTNMYLQNMSRVLFLMLLSSFSPDVFAGRIIGGQEVQPYSIKYQVSLQTENRDHYCGGTLVDEQWVVSAAHCWRPSYLMTVVLSEHSLIVTEGFEQVFNVSKIYVQNYNYRTYNNDIMLIKLSRPAQLNANVQPAKLPDDNTPSITGAVCTVSGWGVTQVYSYTLSPVLRAVDVREIPYCNWYYWGRITENMLCAGSIYGGKDSCQGDSGGPLVCNDYFEGIVSWGISCANPYYPGVYTKVRQYVKWINWIINNDSP comes from the exons ATGCTTTTTGAATTTCAGGACAAATTTACCAACATGTACCTACAGAATATGTCCAGAGTTCTGTTTCTTATGCTCCTGTCATCATTTTCGC CAGATGTGTTTGCAGGAAGAATCATTGGGGGTCAGGAGGTCCAGCCGTACTCCATCAAGTATCAGGTCTCCCTGCAGACTGAGAACAGGGACCACTACTGTGGAGGAACCCTGGTGGATGAGCAGTGGGTGGTCTCTGCTGCCCACTGCTGGAGACC GAGCTACCTGATGACCGTGGTGCTGAGCGAGCACAGCCTCATCGTCACCGAGGGGTTTGAACAGGTCTTCAACGTCTCAAAGATATATGTCCAAAACTACAACTACAGGACGTACAACAATGACATCATGCTGATCAAG cTATCTCGTCCGGCACAGCTGAACGCTAACGTCCAGCCAGCTAAGTTACCAGATGACAACACCCCATCTATTACCGGGGCCGTGTGCACTGTGAGCGGCTGGGGTGTGACACAGGTTTACAGCTACACCCTCTCACCTGTACTCCGGGCTGTGGACGTGAGAGAAATACCTTACTGCAACTGGTACTACTGGGGGAGAATCACTGAGAACATGCTGTGTGCCGGATCTATCTACGGTGGAAAAGATTCCTGTCAG GGCGACTCCGGGGGTCCGCTTGTCTGCAATGATTACTTTGAGGGTATTGTGTCCTGGGGCATCAGCTGCGCTAACCCATACTACCCCGGCGTCTACACCAAAGTGAGGCAGTACGTCAAATGGATCAACTGGATTATTAACAATGACTCTCCATGA